A window of Pusillimonas sp. T7-7 contains these coding sequences:
- the fahA gene encoding fumarylacetoacetase: protein MSYLNETHDPSLQSWVGSANVPGNGFPIQNLPFGVFRPEGSPQDFRPGVAIGEQVLDLAALAEANAFTGKAAEALNACKSNTLNGLMSLGQLYWSALRLELSRALRSGSALQATLEPLLSNIKEVELGLPARIGDYTDFYISEHHATAVGKQFRPDSPLLPNYKWVPIGYHGRASSINVSGQPFPRPVGQTRPATEGGTPGFGPCQRLDYELELGIFVGLGNTQGDRIALDDADSHVFGLCILNDWSARDLQAWEYQPLGPFLAKNFASTISPWIVTLEALAPFRIAFERSASDPQPLPYLSSTKNQASGAFDIGLQVFLSTQKSRSEHFEPALLSESNFKEAYWNIAQLLAHHTVNGCNLQAGDLLGTGTLSGPEKGQEGSLLELNNGGKQPVKLPWGEERSFLQDHDEVILRAACHKPGYPTISLGQSAGMVLPAKA from the coding sequence ATGTCTTATCTTAATGAAACCCACGATCCGTCACTGCAAAGCTGGGTAGGCTCTGCCAATGTGCCCGGCAATGGTTTTCCCATACAGAACCTGCCCTTCGGCGTGTTTCGCCCTGAAGGCAGCCCGCAAGACTTCCGCCCTGGCGTCGCCATCGGCGAACAGGTACTGGATCTTGCCGCCCTGGCAGAGGCAAACGCCTTCACCGGCAAGGCGGCTGAAGCCCTGAACGCCTGCAAAAGCAATACATTGAACGGCTTGATGAGTCTGGGCCAGCTTTATTGGTCGGCGCTGCGGCTCGAGCTTTCGCGCGCCCTGCGCAGCGGTTCGGCGCTGCAAGCCACGCTCGAGCCCCTGCTGAGCAATATAAAAGAGGTCGAACTGGGGCTGCCCGCCCGCATCGGCGACTACACCGATTTCTATATTTCCGAACACCATGCCACCGCGGTGGGCAAGCAGTTCCGTCCCGACAGCCCCTTGTTGCCCAACTATAAGTGGGTCCCTATCGGCTACCACGGGCGCGCTTCCAGCATCAATGTATCTGGCCAACCCTTCCCTCGTCCCGTAGGCCAGACACGCCCGGCCACCGAAGGCGGCACCCCAGGCTTCGGGCCTTGCCAACGCCTGGACTACGAGCTGGAGCTGGGTATTTTCGTGGGGCTGGGCAACACCCAGGGCGACCGCATTGCCCTGGACGACGCTGATTCACACGTGTTCGGCCTGTGCATTCTGAACGACTGGTCGGCCCGCGACTTGCAGGCATGGGAATACCAGCCGCTAGGCCCCTTCCTGGCCAAGAATTTTGCCAGTACCATTTCGCCCTGGATCGTCACGCTGGAAGCCCTGGCGCCCTTTCGCATCGCCTTCGAGCGCAGCGCAAGCGATCCGCAACCCCTGCCTTATCTGAGCTCGACAAAAAACCAGGCCTCGGGTGCTTTTGACATTGGCCTGCAGGTTTTCCTGAGCACACAGAAATCACGCTCCGAGCACTTCGAACCGGCCCTGCTGTCGGAATCCAACTTCAAGGAAGCCTACTGGAATATTGCGCAATTACTGGCCCATCATACGGTCAATGGCTGCAACCTCCAGGCCGGCGACCTGCTGGGCACAGGCACCTTGTCGGGGCCCGAAAAAGGCCAGGAAGGCTCTTTGCTGGAGCTGAACAACGGCGGCAAGCAGCCTGTGAAGCTGCCCTGGGGTGAAGAACGCAGCTTCCTGCAAGACCATGACGAAGTGATCTTGCGGGCAGCCTGCCACAAGCCAGGCTACCCCACCATCAGCCTGGGGCAGTCCGCAGGCATGGTGCTGCCCGCAAAAGCCTAG
- the hmgA gene encoding homogentisate 1,2-dioxygenase produces MNSLTYQSGFGNNCSTEALPGALPLGRNSPQNCPYGLYAEQLSGTAFTVPRAESRRSWLYRIRPAALQKAFEPYGGASAWTGQFGQGPVSPNRLRWNPLPMPDQAADFIDGMHTWAGNGNSDDQSGVSINLYAANQSMQKRFFYNADAEMLIVPQQGRLRLATELGLLDIEPCEIAVIPRGVRLRVELLDSTARGYMLENFGAALRLPELGPIGSNGLANARDFQIPVAWYEDIEGEFELIAKLTGGFWRTLLSHSPLDVVAWQGSNAPYKYDLRRFNAIGSISYDHPDPCIFTVLTSPSDTPGAANMDFAIFPPRILAMENTFRPPWFHRNIASEFMGLIQGVYDAKADGFSPGGASLHNCMSPHGPDAQTFEKATIADLSKPDYIRNTMAFMFETRRVIRPTDAALSSATLQSGYDDAWAGLQKHFDPNKP; encoded by the coding sequence ATGAACTCACTTACATACCAATCGGGCTTTGGGAACAACTGCTCTACCGAAGCGCTGCCCGGCGCCCTGCCGCTAGGGCGCAACTCTCCTCAAAACTGCCCTTACGGCCTGTATGCCGAACAATTGTCGGGTACCGCCTTTACCGTGCCACGCGCCGAAAGCCGCCGTTCATGGCTATATCGCATACGCCCGGCCGCCCTGCAAAAAGCCTTTGAACCCTATGGCGGCGCATCAGCCTGGACGGGCCAGTTCGGGCAGGGGCCGGTCAGCCCCAACCGTCTGCGCTGGAATCCCCTTCCCATGCCAGATCAGGCCGCCGACTTTATCGATGGCATGCATACCTGGGCCGGCAACGGCAACAGCGACGATCAGAGCGGCGTCAGCATCAATCTGTATGCAGCCAACCAATCCATGCAAAAGCGTTTTTTCTATAACGCCGACGCAGAGATGCTGATCGTTCCCCAGCAAGGCCGTCTGCGACTGGCCACTGAGCTGGGCTTGCTCGACATCGAGCCCTGCGAAATCGCTGTCATTCCTCGTGGCGTGCGCTTGCGCGTTGAACTGCTGGACTCCACCGCACGGGGCTACATGCTGGAAAATTTCGGTGCAGCGCTAAGGTTGCCTGAGTTGGGCCCCATAGGCTCGAACGGCCTGGCCAACGCTCGCGACTTCCAGATACCTGTGGCTTGGTACGAAGATATCGAAGGCGAATTCGAACTGATCGCCAAGCTCACCGGGGGCTTTTGGCGCACTCTGCTGTCTCACTCCCCGCTGGATGTCGTTGCCTGGCAGGGTTCCAACGCCCCCTATAAATATGATCTGCGCCGCTTCAACGCGATAGGCTCCATCAGCTACGATCACCCCGATCCCTGCATTTTCACCGTCCTGACCTCGCCGTCCGACACACCGGGAGCCGCCAATATGGACTTTGCGATTTTCCCGCCACGTATCCTGGCCATGGAAAACACCTTCCGGCCGCCCTGGTTCCACCGCAACATCGCCAGCGAATTCATGGGCTTGATTCAGGGGGTGTACGACGCCAAGGCCGACGGATTTTCCCCCGGAGGGGCAAGCCTGCACAACTGCATGAGCCCGCACGGCCCCGATGCGCAAACCTTCGAAAAGGCAACAATCGCCGACTTGAGCAAACCAGACTACATTCGTAATACCATGGCTTTTATGTTCGAAACGCGGCGGGTCATACGCCCCACCGACGCCGCCCTGTCATCCGCCACGCTGCAAAGCGGCTACGACGATGCCTGGGCCGGCCTGCAGAAGCATTTCGACCCCAACAAGCCTTGA
- the asnB gene encoding asparagine synthase (glutamine-hydrolyzing), whose amino-acid sequence MCGIVGIWGELADKQAVIEAGCRRIHHRGPDSKGYWSDEPAGLALGHVRLAILDLTEAGHQPMVSSCGRYVLALNGEIYNHLDLRERLEAQAQAPIWRGHSDTETILAGFVAWGVQKTLQAATGMFALALWDRQERRLALARDRMGEKPLYLGYAGSNFVFASELKALTGIPGFSKEIDRRALSLLMRHNYIPAPFSIYREIGKLEPGTWLELTEQHLQQRTLPSAQVWWSALRVSQQAQEDPLSFESDLQAVDALEAVLGRAVEGQMISDVDLGAFLSGGVDSSMVVALMKNRNAQAVRTFSIGFDDPVFNEAEYAKAVAAHLGTLHTELYVSAADALDVVPSLPDIYDEPFADSSQIPTTLVTRMTRQHVTVALSGDGGDELFGGYSRYMRAQQWWDRRQSVPAGLRGPLAGVARMGASILAPGHKRDQLDKLSEVLGAAHEGEFYRQFVSYWKDPAQAVIGAELPPTRFDEPSGLGLFERMMLLDALTYLPDDILVKVDRAAMAASLETRVPMLDHRVFDFAQRLPSSYKRRDGQGKWLLRQVLYRHVPREMIDRPKKGFSVPMAAWLRGPLKDWGAALLDPARLRRDGLFHAGPIAQKWAEHQSGKRDWSTHLWSVLMTQAWLDKADTTDARPL is encoded by the coding sequence ATGTGCGGAATAGTTGGAATCTGGGGCGAGCTGGCCGATAAGCAGGCGGTGATCGAAGCAGGCTGCCGCCGCATCCATCATCGAGGCCCTGACAGCAAGGGCTATTGGTCGGATGAGCCGGCCGGTCTTGCTTTGGGCCATGTGCGCCTGGCCATTCTCGACCTGACCGAAGCTGGGCACCAGCCTATGGTGTCCTCCTGTGGCCGCTATGTTCTGGCGCTGAATGGTGAAATCTATAACCATCTGGATTTGCGTGAACGTCTTGAGGCGCAGGCACAGGCGCCCATCTGGCGCGGTCACTCCGATACCGAAACGATATTGGCCGGTTTCGTTGCCTGGGGCGTGCAAAAAACCCTGCAGGCAGCCACAGGGATGTTTGCCCTGGCCCTGTGGGATCGGCAGGAGCGCCGGCTGGCGCTGGCGCGCGACCGCATGGGTGAGAAGCCGCTCTATTTGGGCTATGCGGGTTCCAATTTTGTTTTTGCGTCGGAGCTGAAGGCGCTGACCGGTATCCCTGGTTTCAGCAAGGAGATCGACCGTAGGGCCTTGTCTTTGCTGATGAGGCACAACTATATTCCGGCGCCGTTCAGCATCTACCGCGAGATAGGCAAGCTGGAGCCCGGCACCTGGCTGGAACTGACCGAGCAGCATCTGCAGCAGCGAACGCTGCCCTCTGCCCAGGTCTGGTGGTCGGCCTTGCGGGTGAGTCAGCAGGCGCAAGAAGACCCCTTGTCTTTTGAGTCTGATCTGCAGGCGGTCGATGCCCTGGAGGCCGTGTTGGGCCGGGCGGTCGAGGGGCAGATGATTTCCGACGTGGACCTGGGCGCTTTTTTATCGGGCGGTGTAGATTCATCTATGGTGGTTGCCTTGATGAAGAACCGTAATGCCCAGGCCGTCCGAACTTTTTCCATTGGTTTTGATGACCCGGTTTTCAACGAGGCCGAGTACGCCAAGGCAGTGGCCGCGCACCTGGGCACCCTGCATACCGAGCTGTATGTCAGTGCGGCCGATGCGCTGGATGTGGTGCCCAGCCTTCCGGATATCTATGACGAGCCCTTTGCGGACTCTTCGCAAATTCCCACGACGCTGGTCACCCGCATGACGCGGCAGCACGTGACAGTGGCCTTGTCGGGCGATGGCGGTGACGAGTTGTTTGGTGGTTACTCACGCTACATGCGGGCCCAGCAATGGTGGGACAGGCGTCAGTCGGTGCCGGCCGGCTTGCGAGGTCCATTGGCTGGGGTGGCGCGTATGGGCGCCAGCATACTGGCGCCAGGGCATAAGCGTGATCAGCTCGACAAGCTGTCTGAAGTGCTGGGTGCTGCGCACGAAGGGGAATTCTATCGCCAGTTCGTTTCCTACTGGAAAGATCCTGCGCAGGCGGTCATTGGCGCCGAGCTGCCGCCGACGCGATTTGATGAGCCGTCCGGTCTTGGCTTGTTCGAACGCATGATGCTGTTGGATGCACTAACCTATCTGCCTGATGACATCCTGGTCAAGGTCGATCGCGCAGCCATGGCGGCCAGCCTGGAAACCCGTGTGCCCATGCTGGATCATCGGGTGTTCGACTTTGCGCAACGCCTGCCTTCCTCATACAAAAGGCGTGACGGGCAAGGCAAGTGGTTGCTGCGGCAAGTGCTTTACCGCCATGTGCCGCGTGAAATGATTGATCGCCCCAAAAAAGGTTTCTCTGTGCCCATGGCTGCATGGCTGCGCGGGCCCCTGAAAGACTGGGGGGCGGCCTTGCTGGACCCTGCTAGGCTGAGGCGCGATGGTCTGTTCCACGCCGGGCCCATAGCGCAAAAGTGGGCTGAGCATCAGTCCGGCAAGCGCGATTGGAGCACGCATTTATGGAGTGTGCTTATGACACAGGCCTGGCTGGACAAAGCCGATACTACAGATGCAAGGCCCTTATGA
- a CDS encoding glycosyltransferase family 4 protein: MKILFFVSSMHAGGAERVAATLASAWARRGDAVTLVPTYTGKGDCFYPLDPAVKLEWLADRMSAAGRKAWPPFSKLRAIRTLVRDAQPDVIVSFLTNVNVMVLLATRGMGVPVVVCERTNPAFSNSAGKLLQFLRCKTYPWAAKVLMQSQDGVQALKQMVPNVERLGVIPNPLPPELRGLAPDASPARFKDRKQLMAMGRLVPFKRFDALIQAFAALAADYPEWDLTIWGEGPLREALEQQVQDAGLAARIVLPGRTSQPWQELDKADMFILTSRVEGFPNVLLEAMALGCACVTVDCPSGPREMSQDGKDAILVPLGDQNALISGLAQLMDDPALRDRLGQRAAVSVRERYGLQQILALWDALFESIAQQAKQGRQA, encoded by the coding sequence ATGAAGATACTTTTCTTTGTCAGCTCCATGCACGCCGGCGGCGCGGAGCGCGTGGCGGCCACGCTGGCCAGCGCCTGGGCCAGGCGGGGCGATGCGGTCACACTGGTCCCTACTTATACCGGAAAAGGCGATTGCTTTTATCCGCTCGATCCGGCGGTCAAGCTTGAATGGCTGGCTGATCGCATGAGTGCGGCAGGCCGCAAAGCCTGGCCGCCATTCAGTAAATTGCGTGCCATCAGGACCCTGGTGCGCGATGCACAGCCCGATGTCATTGTTTCTTTTCTGACCAACGTCAATGTCATGGTGTTGCTGGCCACCCGGGGCATGGGTGTGCCGGTGGTCGTATGCGAGCGTACCAATCCGGCTTTCAGCAATAGCGCGGGCAAGCTGCTGCAGTTCTTGAGGTGCAAGACTTATCCATGGGCAGCCAAAGTGCTTATGCAATCACAGGATGGTGTCCAGGCTCTTAAGCAGATGGTGCCCAATGTTGAGCGGCTGGGTGTCATTCCCAACCCGTTGCCTCCTGAACTACGTGGTTTGGCGCCCGACGCTTCGCCAGCAAGATTCAAGGACAGAAAGCAGTTGATGGCCATGGGCCGCCTGGTTCCGTTCAAGCGTTTCGATGCATTGATCCAGGCGTTTGCCGCACTGGCTGCCGACTATCCCGAATGGGATCTGACGATCTGGGGTGAAGGCCCTTTGCGCGAAGCGCTGGAGCAACAGGTGCAAGACGCCGGCCTGGCTGCGCGGATTGTACTGCCAGGACGTACCAGCCAGCCTTGGCAAGAGTTGGATAAGGCCGATATGTTTATCTTGACCTCGCGGGTTGAAGGCTTTCCCAATGTTTTGCTTGAAGCCATGGCTCTGGGTTGCGCCTGCGTGACGGTGGACTGCCCTAGCGGTCCACGTGAAATGAGCCAGGATGGCAAAGATGCCATTCTGGTCCCTTTGGGTGACCAGAATGCCTTGATCTCTGGTCTGGCACAGTTGATGGACGACCCCGCATTACGCGACAGACTGGGACAACGTGCTGCGGTTTCGGTGCGTGAGCGCTATGGCCTGCAGCAAATCCTGGCCTTGTGGGATGCATTGTTCGAGTCCATAGCTCAGCAAGCCAAACAGGGTAGGCAGGCATGA
- a CDS encoding DUF2783 domain-containing protein: protein MSHLNTQSRFTSPDDFYERLIDAHRDLSLEQSHAMNAALVLLLSNHIGNLDVVDEALTQARATVQTAH from the coding sequence ATGAGCCATTTGAATACGCAATCCCGATTTACCTCGCCCGACGATTTCTACGAGCGGCTTATTGACGCACATCGCGACCTCAGTCTTGAGCAAAGCCATGCCATGAACGCCGCACTCGTCCTGCTTTTATCCAATCATATCGGCAATCTGGACGTCGTTGATGAAGCCCTGACCCAGGCGCGCGCCACTGTCCAGACTGCCCACTGA
- a CDS encoding phosphomannomutase/phosphoglucomutase has product MSNTTNLPKDVFKAYDIRGTVPEQLNADFARLLGLALAQQARAEGVNTLVVGYDGRLSSPELSQALQQGLTQGGINTLDLGMVPTPVVYFAAYTQHTGSGVAITGSHNPSNYNGFKIMMAGRTLHGSDIQKLAQIMAQPESLDGIQPGNSTPLDLLDAYVKEISGTVLPARPMKIAIDCGNGVGGVVASALYQAMGCTVDELYCQVDGSFPNHHPDPADPANLQDLIRHVQESDCELGLAFDGDADRLGVVTKSGEIIWPDRQLILFARDVLQRQPGAPIIFDVKCSRHVARAIKQAGGKPQMSQTGHSLIKAKLAETGAPLAGEMSGHVFFKERWYGFDDGLYAGARLLEILSAYEDPSAELESLPKDISTPEIKLEMSEGQPHALVARLQKEGKFPSATSISTIDGVRAEYADGFGLARASNTTPVIVLRFEGDTEQDIERIKEEFRRALLALEPGISLPF; this is encoded by the coding sequence GTGTCCAACACCACCAATCTGCCTAAAGACGTATTCAAAGCCTACGATATTCGCGGCACCGTGCCCGAGCAGCTCAATGCCGATTTCGCCCGCTTGCTGGGCCTGGCGCTTGCCCAACAGGCACGCGCCGAAGGTGTAAACACACTGGTCGTGGGCTACGACGGGCGCCTGAGCAGCCCCGAACTCTCACAAGCGCTGCAGCAGGGCCTGACACAAGGCGGCATCAACACCCTGGACCTGGGCATGGTTCCCACCCCGGTCGTTTATTTTGCCGCATACACCCAGCACACCGGTTCGGGCGTGGCGATTACGGGCAGCCACAACCCATCGAACTACAACGGTTTCAAAATCATGATGGCCGGCCGCACCCTGCATGGCAGCGATATTCAAAAGCTGGCGCAAATCATGGCGCAGCCCGAGTCCCTTGACGGCATTCAGCCGGGCAACAGCACGCCTCTTGATTTGCTTGACGCCTATGTAAAGGAAATCAGCGGCACGGTGCTGCCCGCCCGTCCCATGAAGATCGCCATCGATTGCGGCAACGGTGTCGGCGGCGTTGTGGCATCAGCCTTGTACCAAGCCATGGGTTGTACCGTAGACGAGCTGTATTGCCAGGTGGACGGCAGCTTTCCCAATCACCATCCCGATCCGGCAGATCCCGCCAACCTGCAAGACCTCATCCGCCACGTGCAAGAAAGCGATTGCGAGCTGGGGCTGGCTTTTGACGGCGACGCCGACCGCCTTGGGGTAGTGACCAAATCCGGCGAAATCATCTGGCCCGACCGCCAGCTCATACTTTTTGCACGAGACGTGTTGCAGCGCCAGCCCGGCGCCCCCATTATCTTTGACGTCAAATGCAGCCGTCACGTAGCACGCGCCATCAAGCAGGCAGGCGGCAAGCCGCAAATGTCGCAAACAGGACACTCGCTGATCAAGGCCAAGCTGGCCGAAACCGGCGCTCCGCTGGCCGGCGAAATGAGCGGCCACGTATTTTTCAAAGAACGCTGGTACGGTTTTGACGATGGCCTGTATGCCGGAGCCCGACTGCTCGAGATCCTGTCCGCATACGAAGACCCATCGGCCGAGCTCGAATCTCTGCCCAAAGACATCTCCACACCTGAAATCAAGCTTGAGATGTCAGAAGGTCAGCCGCATGCCCTGGTGGCGCGCCTGCAGAAAGAAGGCAAGTTCCCCTCGGCCACCAGCATCAGCACTATTGACGGCGTACGCGCCGAGTACGCCGACGGCTTTGGCCTGGCCCGGGCATCCAACACCACGCCCGTCATCGTCCTGCGTTTCGAAGGCGACACCGAGCAAGACATAGAACGCATCAAGGAAGAATTCCGTCGGGCCCTGTTGGCCCTTGAGCCGGGCATCTCCCTGCCGTTCTAA
- a CDS encoding glycosyltransferase family 4 protein, protein MAGCRRLLFVVNNPSFFLSHRLPLAVAARNAGFDVHVATMGGPSVPDILAQGLTHHVIPMSRSGKNPLKEIHSIYALWRLFRKLRPDVVHAATIKPVLYGGIAARLAGVPGYLAAVSGLGFIFMRPEQGFDFLRTAATFLYRLSLGHRNSRVIFQNSSDRDVLRKAGVVRPGQVVMIRGSGVDLDAFNAVPEPAGPPVAIMAARLLTDKGVNEFVAAARLAANDHSGLRWQLVGSPDPGNPASITPGQLAQWVREGLVECLGERSDVAQLYQQAHIVVLPSYREGLPKSLVEAAACGRAVVTTDVPGCRDAITPGVTGLLVPVRDAQALADAVVSLAHDDTRRQNMGRAGRDLAESEFDIRKIAQLHVSLYTELAGD, encoded by the coding sequence ATGGCAGGCTGCCGGCGCTTGCTGTTTGTGGTGAACAACCCGTCCTTTTTCCTGTCCCATCGCCTGCCTCTGGCGGTGGCGGCCAGGAATGCGGGGTTTGATGTGCATGTGGCGACCATGGGCGGACCTTCGGTGCCCGATATTTTAGCCCAGGGGCTGACGCACCATGTGATCCCCATGTCGCGTAGCGGAAAGAATCCATTGAAAGAGATACATAGTATCTATGCGCTATGGCGATTGTTTCGGAAATTACGGCCAGATGTCGTGCATGCTGCCACTATCAAGCCTGTGCTGTACGGGGGAATTGCCGCAAGACTGGCGGGTGTGCCGGGCTATCTTGCCGCCGTTTCGGGGCTCGGTTTCATTTTCATGCGGCCAGAGCAAGGCTTTGATTTCCTGCGCACGGCCGCCACCTTTCTGTACCGTCTCTCCTTGGGGCATCGCAACAGCCGGGTGATTTTTCAGAATTCCAGCGATCGCGATGTCTTGCGCAAGGCGGGTGTGGTACGACCGGGGCAAGTGGTGATGATCCGGGGCTCGGGTGTGGATCTGGACGCCTTCAATGCCGTACCCGAGCCGGCGGGGCCTCCAGTGGCCATCATGGCGGCGCGTCTCTTGACCGACAAGGGCGTCAATGAGTTTGTTGCTGCGGCAAGGCTCGCGGCAAACGACCACAGCGGTCTGCGCTGGCAGTTGGTGGGCAGCCCTGATCCGGGCAACCCGGCCAGCATCACTCCAGGCCAGTTGGCCCAGTGGGTACGGGAAGGCCTGGTTGAATGTCTGGGAGAGCGCAGCGATGTGGCCCAGCTTTATCAGCAGGCGCATATCGTGGTGCTCCCGTCTTATCGGGAAGGTTTGCCCAAGTCGCTGGTTGAGGCCGCTGCTTGTGGGCGCGCTGTGGTCACAACCGATGTGCCCGGCTGCCGGGACGCCATCACGCCCGGTGTAACCGGCTTATTGGTGCCTGTGCGCGATGCCCAGGCCCTGGCCGATGCGGTCGTGTCTCTGGCGCACGACGATACTCGTCGTCAGAACATGGGTCGTGCAGGGCGCGATCTGGCCGAAAGCGAGTTCGATATCCGCAAGATCGCGCAGCTGCACGTATCGCTTTATACCGAACTTGCGGGTGATTAG
- a CDS encoding FAD-binding oxidoreductase has translation MSRIDELVQIVGQQHVLTGADAESYTVDWRGRYSGAALAVVRPGSVDEVAQVLRWCNQNQVPVVPQGGNTGLCGGATPDSSGNAIVLSLSRLNAVRSVDTDNDTMVVEAGCILQSVQQAARDVDRLFPLSLAAEGSCTIGGNLATNAGGTQVLRYGNARDLVLGLEVVTPQGEIWHGLRSLRKDNTGYDLRNLYMGSEGTLGIITAATVKLYPLPVAQCTALLALASVDDAVKVLSAARKGFGASLTGFELIAGNCLQGVVRCYPQQRIPFEGESAQMPWYALLELSDSESAEHARERFEEVVGEAIEAGLVADAVIAENITQSKALWHLRESIPLAEKAFGKSIKHDVSIPVSRMADFVTTTNAALQASFPGIEHVTFGHLGDGNLHYNVARGEAYTEEELLARQADIYHLVHESVHQFNGSISAEHGVGQLKRDVLPRYKDPVELALMHSIKQALDPLGIMNPGKVLI, from the coding sequence ATGAGTCGGATAGACGAACTGGTTCAGATAGTAGGGCAGCAGCATGTGTTAACAGGCGCCGATGCCGAATCGTATACGGTCGACTGGCGTGGGCGCTATAGCGGCGCCGCGTTGGCCGTCGTACGGCCAGGGTCCGTTGACGAGGTGGCGCAAGTCTTGCGCTGGTGCAATCAGAACCAAGTTCCTGTGGTGCCGCAAGGAGGCAATACAGGCCTGTGCGGCGGCGCTACGCCAGACTCCTCCGGCAACGCCATTGTGCTGTCGTTGTCTCGTCTGAATGCGGTACGCAGCGTAGACACCGACAATGACACCATGGTGGTCGAGGCGGGGTGCATATTGCAATCGGTGCAGCAGGCCGCGCGCGATGTCGATCGCCTGTTCCCCTTGAGCCTGGCTGCGGAAGGCAGCTGCACCATAGGCGGCAACCTGGCCACCAATGCCGGCGGTACCCAAGTATTACGCTATGGTAATGCGCGCGACCTAGTTCTGGGGCTGGAAGTCGTTACGCCGCAGGGGGAAATCTGGCACGGACTGCGTAGTCTGCGTAAAGATAATACCGGTTACGATCTGCGCAATCTGTATATGGGCAGCGAAGGCACGCTGGGTATCATTACGGCCGCTACGGTCAAGCTTTATCCATTGCCGGTGGCGCAGTGCACGGCCTTGCTGGCCTTGGCATCGGTAGATGACGCCGTCAAGGTTCTGTCGGCGGCGCGCAAGGGTTTCGGCGCCTCTTTGACCGGGTTCGAGCTGATTGCCGGCAACTGCCTGCAGGGTGTTGTGCGTTGCTACCCGCAGCAACGCATTCCCTTCGAAGGCGAATCGGCGCAAATGCCTTGGTACGCGCTGCTCGAGCTATCCGATAGCGAAAGCGCCGAACATGCCCGCGAACGCTTTGAAGAGGTCGTGGGGGAAGCCATAGAAGCCGGCCTGGTGGCCGACGCGGTCATTGCCGAGAATATCACCCAAAGTAAAGCGCTGTGGCACTTGCGGGAAAGCATACCGCTGGCTGAAAAGGCCTTTGGTAAAAGCATCAAGCACGATGTGTCGATTCCCGTTTCGCGTATGGCCGATTTCGTGACCACCACCAATGCGGCTTTGCAGGCCAGCTTCCCAGGCATTGAACACGTTACCTTCGGGCATCTGGGCGATGGCAACCTGCACTACAACGTGGCCCGCGGCGAGGCCTATACCGAAGAAGAACTGTTGGCCCGTCAAGCCGATATTTACCACCTGGTGCACGAAAGTGTGCACCAGTTCAATGGCTCGATCAGTGCCGAGCACGGGGTGGGACAGCTCAAGCGCGATGTGCTGCCGCGCTATAAAGACCCGGTCGAACTGGCTCTGATGCACAGCATCAAGCAGGCGCTTGATCCGCTGGGCATCATGAATCCCGGCAAGGTATTGATCTAG